The genomic DNA AACGGGGGCAGGTGGACTTCAACCGCGTCGAGAAAGTAACGCCATTTGTTGGGATCGTCGGTGGTGATGCCATAGCGGGTGATGGACTGGGTGACGGAATAGACCGTGCCACTCTGCGTGTTAAGGGTCATCGCCACTGGCGCGACACTGGCACCCGAGGCCGGAACCTGCTGAACGCGGCTCAATCCGTCGAGGTAATTTTCAACCGCTGTGCGTTCTTCTTCGGTCAGCTTACGCGAGGCCGCGCCGGTAAACGCGTGCAGCCACGGCAGGCGACGGCGCTGTGGTCGATGCAGGAAAAACCATCCCGCCGCCAGAATGCAGGCCAGTAATACGACGAAGAAGATCAAAAAGGTGCCCATGCGTTTCCTATCTTACTTTTCTTACAGGTTTCGTTGGTTGCATAGTTACAGTTAACGTGAGCCCGTAGGTAGCTATCGGCACGTATCGCGTAGATCTTGAAAGGTTAATTGCACTTAATCGCAATTTGCGAGCTTACCAGAGCAATCCCCTGGGGAATATCAGCAAATTCTCAATTCGATTTCAACCTCTTGACTTTTGTGTGTAATTAAGGATTGATAAAATAGGTTACGAAAATGTAAATAAACGGCAATTCGGATTGCCGAAACCGTGTTGCCTGTCGCACAATGATGCCTGTCATCACTGCAAAGACCCATCACAATGAGCAAATCATTACAGAAGCCCACGATCCTTAATGTCGAAACCGTTGCACGCTCGCGTCTTTTTAATGTCGAAAGTGTGGATCTGGAGTTCAGCAATGGTGTGCGCCGCGTTTATGAACGCATGCGTCCATCGAGCCGGGAAGCGGTGATGATTGTGCCGATTGTTGATGATCACCTGATCCTGATCCGCGAATACGCGGTCGGTACCGAATCCTACGAGCTGGGGTTTTCGAAAGGGCTGATCGACCCGGGCGAAACCGTTTTTGAAGCCGCGAACCGCGAGCTGAAAGAAGAAGTGGGTTTTGGCGCGCAGGATCTGACGTTTCTGAAGAAGCTGAGCATGGCGCCGTCCTATTTCTCCAGCAAAATGAATATCGTGGTGGCTGAAAATCTCTACCCGGAATCGCTGCCAGGCGACGAACCCGAGCCGCTGCCACAGGTTCGCTGGCCACTGACGAATGTGATGGATTTGCTGGAAGAGCCGGATTTCAACGAGGCCCGCAACGTCAGCGCGCTGTTCCTTGTTCGGGAATGGCTGAAAGTGCAGGGACGGCTGTAGCAGAGCAAGAAAAAAGGCGCCAGCGGCGCCTTTTTTGATTAGAACAGTTCGTGGGTTTCACCGTTATCGATAATAGTGGTTCCCACTTCACGTACCGCCTGATGCGTCGGCTGCGTTCCCTCGATAAAATATTCTGCACGACTGTTACTGCCGCTGGCCAGTTGCCCGGTGTAACGGTCAATGTTGATCGTCACCACGCCAGGCGGCGGCGTCAGTGGTTGTTCCGGTACCCCTTCCAGCACGACTTTCATGAAATCGTCCCAGGCCGGTTGCGCACTCTTGGCGCCGCCCTCGTAGCCGGAAATCTGATCTTTGATCGCCCCTGACGCCGTGGTGCGCCCAAGATCGCGACGGTGGTCGTCAAAGCCAATCCAAACCGCCGTCACGACATCCGGGCCGTAACCGGAGAACCAGGCATCTTTGGAGCTGTTGGTGGTACCGGTCTTGCCGCCGATATCGTGGCGCTTCAGATCGCGGCCTGCGCGCCAGCCGGTACCCTGCCAGCCTGGCTCGCCAAAGATGTTGGTATTCAGCGCGCTTTTAATCAGGAATGCGAGTGGCGTGCTGATGACGTGCGGGGCGTATTCCTGACTACCGCTCTGCGCCACCAGCGCCTGGTTTGCCTGCTCAAGCTGCGGCATTGGCACTGTGGAATTTTGCGGTTCCTGCGAGGTCGCAACATCTTCAACGTCTTTGTTTTCCAGCACGTCAGATTTGGCGGTATCACCATAAATCACCGGCAGATTACACTCAGCGCAGGCAATTTTCGGTTTCGCTTCAAACAGTACGCCGCCCTGATCGTTTTCGATTTTGGCAATGAAATAGGGATCCACCAGGAACCCGCCGTTCGCCATCACCGAATAGCCGCGCGCGACCTGCAGCGGTGTGAACGAGGCAGAACCCAGCGCCAGCGATTCGGTATGCACGATGTTCTGCGCCGGAAAGCCGAAGCGCTGCAGATATTCAGCCGCATAATCAACGCCCATCGCCCGCATCGCGCGGACCATCACCACGTTTTTCGACTGCCCCAGCCCCTGACGCAGACGAATCGGACCGGCATATTCGGCAGGCGAGTTTTTCGGCCGCCAGTCAGAACCTGCGCCAGCATCCCAGCGGGAAATCGGCACGTCGTTGAGAATGCTCGCCAGCGTCAGCCCTTTATCCATCGCCGCGGTATAGAGGAACGGCTTGATGTTCGAACCCACCTGACGCAGCGCCTGGGTGGCGCGGTTAAACTTGCTCTGGTTGAAGTCGAAGCCGCCTACCAGCGCAATAATCGCGCCGTTTTGCGGATTGATGGAAACCAGTGCGGAGTTGACGTCCGGTACCTGCGCCAGCCACCAGTTGTCGTCTACGCGGCGCACCCAGATCTGTTGCCCCGTCTGCACAGCGTCTGTCACTTTACGCGGCGTTGTGCCCTGCAAAGTATCCGAACGGTACGGACGCGCCCAGCGGATGCCTTCCATTCGTAATGAAATCGAGGTGCCGTCTGCCAGCATCGCTGTGGCTTCCTGCGGATCCGCCGCTGTCACCACCGCAGGCACCAGCGGCCCGTAAGTCGGCAGACCCTTCAGCGAATCGGTGATACGTTTGTTGTCCCACGCGGCTTCGCCCACTTTCCACAACACGTTTGACGGGCCGCGATAGCCGTGGCGCATGTCGTAATCCATCATGTTCTTGCGCAGCGCATCCTGGGCGGCAAGCTGTGTCTTGCGGGTAATGGTGGTGTAGATGCGATAACCGTCTTCATACGCCAGTTCGCCATAACGGCTGACCATCTCCTGGCGCACCATTTCCGTCAGGTACGGCGCAGAGAAGGCAATTTCCGGCGTGTGGTAGCTGGCGTCGATAGGCTCGCGGAGAGCCTGATCGTACTGCGTCTGCGTGATGTAGCCTTCGCTCAGCATGCGCGACAGCACCACGTTGCGACGGGCCGTAGCGCGCTCCATGGAATAGAGCGGGTTAAAGGTTGACGGCGCTTTTGGCAAACCGGCAATCATCGCCATTTCGCTGAGGTTCAACTGCGCCACAGATTTGCCAAAATAGACCTGTGCCGCCGCGCCAACGCCATACGCGCGATAACCCAGATAGATCTTATTCAGGTAGAGCTCAAGGATCTCATCTTTATTCAGCAACTGCTCAATGCGGATGGCCAGGAACACTTCCTTAATTTTACGCATCAGCGTTTTTTCAGGGCTTAAGAAGAAGTTACGCGCCAGCTGCTGCGTGATGGTACTCGCCCCTTGTGAAGCGTGCCCCGAGAATAACGCGACGCTGGCGGCGCGGAAGATCCCCACCGGATCGACGCCGTGATGCTCATAGAAGCGGCTGTCTTCGGTGGCGATAAACGCTCTTACCAGTTGCGGGGGCATTTCACTCAGCGTGACCGGGATACGTCGCTTCTCGCCATACTGGGCAATCAATTCGCCGTCAGCACTGTAGACCTGCATTGGAATTTGCAGGCGCACGTCTTTGAGCGTCGCAACGTCTGGGAGTTGCGGCTCTATATACTTGTAGAGGCCGTAGATCGAGCCTGCTCCCAGCAGAATGCAACAGACTGCAAGGATCAATAAATACTTTACGAACTTCACCGGAGAATTCCCATTAAGTTTCACTTGGGCAGTTTATAAGCAAACGCGCGGTAGTATAAAGGCAAGCCTGATGCATTGATAGCCGTTAAGGTGACGGCGGATAAGGAGATCGCAAATATGACATTCAGGTGCTGGCAGGTGGGTTTGCATATTCAGCACGAGCGAATCGTGATTGTGGCGGTACAGCGCGAGCGTGTGGGCTGGTCGCTGCGCCGCTGGTGGTCGATTCCGTTACCCGACAGCGGAGCGGAGCGGGGCATTGTTATTCAGTCCGATGACATGGTTAACGCACTCCGTTCCTGGCGGCGCGAATTACCGCTTCAGCATCAGGCGGCTCTGGCGTTTCCCGCCAGCCGGACGTTGCAAAAAATCATCCCGCGCCCGGCAATGACACTCCGTGAGCGGGATTCCACCCAGTGGGTGGCGAGTCATATGGCGAAGCGGATGGAAATGGACGCCGCGGCGCTCTGTTTTGATTACGCCCCCGATGAATCGCCGCGCGAATATCGGGTGACAGTGGCGCAGCAGCGTGAGGTTGTCGCGCTGCAACAGGTAGCGCAGAGACTCAATCTGCAGGCGGTCGCCATTACGCCGGATGCCTGCGCGCTGCGCTATTTCCTGCCTTCTCTGGCTGACCCTGAACAGGGCGTGGTCTGGCGTGATGCCGATGCCTGGCTATGGGCGACGAGCAACCGTTGGGGAGCGACGGGATTTTCGCAAGCGGCGACCCTGAGTGACCTTCACCCGCACGTGCAACAGCCGCTGACGCTCTGCACCGCGCAGCCTGTAACGGCGCCGCATCTTGATCCGTGGGATCTGATCATCAAACGCCAGCCACCGTTGCCGCCTGATAGCGACGCGTTCACTGTTGCCATCGCGCTGGCGCTGGGAGCGAACGCATGGTGAGGCATCAGGTGAATTTTCTCCCCTGGCGTGAACGCCGACAGCAGCGCTGTTTGCGTTTCTGGACGCTGATTTTCTTCAGCACCTTTTTCGTCATTACGTTCGTGTGGTTGCTGATCCGAATAACGCTGGAAAACACGCATTACATTGCGGATCTGCGTTCAACGGCAAATCGCGAACTGGGGCAGGCGCTGGCGCAACGCGAAAAACCGCTCCGGCTGGCGCTACAGCAGGCCGGGGCCCGTCAACAGTGGCAAGCGCGGCGCGCCATGACGCAGGCGTGGCAACCCCGGTTACAGGCGATCGCGACGCATTTTCCTGGGCAGGCATGGTTAACCGAACTGTCGTGGCAAAACAACGTGCTGACGTTGAACGGCTACGCCTCTGCTTTTCCGGCTCTCGCCACGCTGAACGACGCACTGCGGGAACTGCCGGGCCTGAAACCGGCGAAGGTTGGAAAAACCGAGCGGGATGCGCAGGGGCGCTGGCAGTTTACTCTGCGGCTGGAGGGCGCTGATGCGGCAACTCCCTGAACACTGGTGTGCTCTCACGCCGTTAGCCCGCTGCGGCTACTGGCTGGGTGCGGTCCTTTTATTGTCCGTCATCGGCGGTTATAGCCTGCCGTGGGCCGGGAGTGTGCTGAGAACGGATTCCATCCCACGTCAGTGGCAAACGCTGCGGGCGCTGCAAATGCAGGCGGAGCAATATCAACAAACGCTACCCGTCAAAGTGCCCTTTTCACCGCTGGATTTTCAGCGCGAAGGCACGCATCTGGCGCGCTGGCAGCCTGCGGAAACGGGCGGGGAAATGGTGCTGGAAACACTGTGGGCGCAGATCCCATCACTGTTCGCACGTCTTGCTGAGCGCAACATGCAGACCGCCGCGTTCAGTATTCGCCCGGTTGATGGCCGATTGCGGCTGACATTACAACTGGAGGTGATCGATGGCGAATAAAATCATCACCACACTGCTGATCGCCCTGTTACCTGCTCAGGCGGGAATGCGCGACCCGTTCGCGCCACCGGTCGATCGCTGCCACACGGCGGAGCTGACGCAGTGGCATTACAGAGGGAGCGTCGGCCATCAGCAGCGACGCATCGGCCTGATAAAAGACAGCGAAGGAAAATGGCATCGGGTGGAGGCGGGCGGGGTGTTCACGACCGGCTGGCGTCTGGTGACGCTCACTGAATCTGACATGACCGTCGACACGGGCGAAGGGTGCGACCCTGCGCGCTGGACCTGGATCAAGGAAAAAGAAAAAGATGAAAGTATGGATAAGCCTGTGGATCTGTCTGCTGGCGCCGCTGGCGCTGGCCGAAAAGAACGTCTCGCTGGTGGTTGATGAGGTTCCTGTCGCGCAGGTGCTGCAAAGCCTTGCGGTGCTGGAGCAGCGCAACCTGGTGGTGGGGCCAGAAGTCAGTGGCGCGATTTCACTGCACCTGACAAACATTCCCTGGAAACAGGCGCTGCACACGGTAGTGAACAGCGCTGGTCTGGTGCTGTCGCAGGAGGGGCGCGTTCTGTATGTGCATTCGCAGTCATGGCAGAAAGAGAAGCAGGCGCAACAGGAGGCGGAAAATGCCAGGCAACAGCTCGCCACGCCGCTGGTGGGGCAGAGCATCGCGTTTGAATTTGCTGATGCGGCAGAACTGGCAAAAGCGGGGGAAAAGCTTCTCTCGCCACGCGGGAATCTGACGGTCGATAAACGCATGAACCGGTTGGTTGTTCGCGACGACAAAAGCCATACCCAGGCGCTGGTGGCGTGGGCGAAAGAGATGGATCTGCCGGTAGGGCAGGTCGAACTGGCGGCGCATATTGTCACTATCAATGAAAAGAGCCTGCGGGAACTGGGGGTGAAGTGGAGCCTGGCAGAGGCGGAAGGCGCCGTGGGCAGCGGAAAGCTAACGACGCTGGGCAGTGATCTGTCTGTTGCTGATGCGCCGACCCGCGCTGGATTCAACATCGGCCATATTAACGGACGGCTGCTCGAGCTGGAGCTCTCCGCGCTGGAGCAAAAACAGAAGGTGGATATCATCGCCAGTCCGCGTTTACTGGCCTCACACCTGCAGCCCGCCAGCATTAAGCAAGGCAGCGAGATCCCCTATCAGGTGTCCAGCGGCGAGAGCGGCGCCACGTCGGTGGAGTTTAAAGAGGCGGTGCTCGGCATGGAAGTGACACCGACAGTGTTGCAGAACAGCCGTGTGCGACTAAAGTTACGCATTAGCGAAAATATGCCGGGTCAGGTTCTTCAGCAGGCCGATGGCGAAGTACTGGCCATTGATAAGCAAGAAATTGAAACACAAGTGGAAGTCAAAAGTGGCGAAACGCTGGCATTGGGTGGAATATTTTCGCAAAAGAATAAAGCCGCCCGCGACAGCATTCCGTTACTCGGTGACATTCCCTGGCTTGGACAGCTCTTTCGCCACGATGGGAAAGATAATGAACGACGCGAGTTAGTGGTCTTCATCACCCCGCGTATTGTTTCTGTTCATTAAGCAGCAAGCC from Trabulsiella odontotermitis includes the following:
- a CDS encoding HofP DNA utilization family protein, which produces MANKIITTLLIALLPAQAGMRDPFAPPVDRCHTAELTQWHYRGSVGHQQRRIGLIKDSEGKWHRVEAGGVFTTGWRLVTLTESDMTVDTGEGCDPARWTWIKEKEKDESMDKPVDLSAGAAGAGRKERLAGG
- the hofQ gene encoding DNA uptake porin HofQ codes for the protein MKVWISLWICLLAPLALAEKNVSLVVDEVPVAQVLQSLAVLEQRNLVVGPEVSGAISLHLTNIPWKQALHTVVNSAGLVLSQEGRVLYVHSQSWQKEKQAQQEAENARQQLATPLVGQSIAFEFADAAELAKAGEKLLSPRGNLTVDKRMNRLVVRDDKSHTQALVAWAKEMDLPVGQVELAAHIVTINEKSLRELGVKWSLAEAEGAVGSGKLTTLGSDLSVADAPTRAGFNIGHINGRLLELELSALEQKQKVDIIASPRLLASHLQPASIKQGSEIPYQVSSGESGATSVEFKEAVLGMEVTPTVLQNSRVRLKLRISENMPGQVLQQADGEVLAIDKQEIETQVEVKSGETLALGGIFSQKNKAARDSIPLLGDIPWLGQLFRHDGKDNERRELVVFITPRIVSVH
- a CDS encoding pilus assembly protein, with the protein product MTFRCWQVGLHIQHERIVIVAVQRERVGWSLRRWWSIPLPDSGAERGIVIQSDDMVNALRSWRRELPLQHQAALAFPASRTLQKIIPRPAMTLRERDSTQWVASHMAKRMEMDAAALCFDYAPDESPREYRVTVAQQREVVALQQVAQRLNLQAVAITPDACALRYFLPSLADPEQGVVWRDADAWLWATSNRWGATGFSQAATLSDLHPHVQQPLTLCTAQPVTAPHLDPWDLIIKRQPPLPPDSDAFTVAIALALGANAW
- the mrcA gene encoding peptidoglycan glycosyltransferase/peptidoglycan DD-transpeptidase MrcA; amino-acid sequence: MKFVKYLLILAVCCILLGAGSIYGLYKYIEPQLPDVATLKDVRLQIPMQVYSADGELIAQYGEKRRIPVTLSEMPPQLVRAFIATEDSRFYEHHGVDPVGIFRAASVALFSGHASQGASTITQQLARNFFLSPEKTLMRKIKEVFLAIRIEQLLNKDEILELYLNKIYLGYRAYGVGAAAQVYFGKSVAQLNLSEMAMIAGLPKAPSTFNPLYSMERATARRNVVLSRMLSEGYITQTQYDQALREPIDASYHTPEIAFSAPYLTEMVRQEMVSRYGELAYEDGYRIYTTITRKTQLAAQDALRKNMMDYDMRHGYRGPSNVLWKVGEAAWDNKRITDSLKGLPTYGPLVPAVVTAADPQEATAMLADGTSISLRMEGIRWARPYRSDTLQGTTPRKVTDAVQTGQQIWVRRVDDNWWLAQVPDVNSALVSINPQNGAIIALVGGFDFNQSKFNRATQALRQVGSNIKPFLYTAAMDKGLTLASILNDVPISRWDAGAGSDWRPKNSPAEYAGPIRLRQGLGQSKNVVMVRAMRAMGVDYAAEYLQRFGFPAQNIVHTESLALGSASFTPLQVARGYSVMANGGFLVDPYFIAKIENDQGGVLFEAKPKIACAECNLPVIYGDTAKSDVLENKDVEDVATSQEPQNSTVPMPQLEQANQALVAQSGSQEYAPHVISTPLAFLIKSALNTNIFGEPGWQGTGWRAGRDLKRHDIGGKTGTTNSSKDAWFSGYGPDVVTAVWIGFDDHRRDLGRTTASGAIKDQISGYEGGAKSAQPAWDDFMKVVLEGVPEQPLTPPPGVVTINIDRYTGQLASGSNSRAEYFIEGTQPTHQAVREVGTTIIDNGETHELF
- the nudE gene encoding ADP compounds hydrolase NudE; this encodes MSKSLQKPTILNVETVARSRLFNVESVDLEFSNGVRRVYERMRPSSREAVMIVPIVDDHLILIREYAVGTESYELGFSKGLIDPGETVFEAANRELKEEVGFGAQDLTFLKKLSMAPSYFSSKMNIVVAENLYPESLPGDEPEPLPQVRWPLTNVMDLLEEPDFNEARNVSALFLVREWLKVQGRL
- a CDS encoding PilN domain-containing protein, with translation MVRHQVNFLPWRERRQQRCLRFWTLIFFSTFFVITFVWLLIRITLENTHYIADLRSTANRELGQALAQREKPLRLALQQAGARQQWQARRAMTQAWQPRLQAIATHFPGQAWLTELSWQNNVLTLNGYASAFPALATLNDALRELPGLKPAKVGKTERDAQGRWQFTLRLEGADAATP